One Vallitalea pronyensis genomic region harbors:
- a CDS encoding glucan 1,4-alpha-maltotetraohydrolase domain-containing protein, with amino-acid sequence MKRTLKVSLLSILIIISLSISSLTMHAAPSTRNGGGDEILLQGFYWGAWDAPGSWYNTMSSKADMIADAGITMIWSPGPWDDDSTNTGGSGYWWHDFGLDSAHGTEGELNNMISTMNAKGIGVIFDIVANHADRFHPDSPWPTYSNIWRANAWEPGYSFSEENELNTGNAYPYIRDAMMVLKNKGAAGWRYDVCHGYPSDRALGWNNDTNASFVVGEYDWSGYNPTSGNLEDWCAATGSTGFDFYEKWNLNSGNPSTFGGLHTNPRAEARARAVTFVENHDSEISRGNGNQAPDDSQGARSKCYAWILATPGTPCIFWSDLIGGGVGYDWLKSMIWVRKNAGIRADSKILYDETNGGTGRAVIVEGTNHNIAIALDWPDWKPSNGNHHAAASGWNGYMNVWTNVGNSGGGNGNGGNGGNEVTKVVAHYDVGYGNSMSIRGDTSPLNWNNGIQMTNTGSDTWVWETTAIPKGQKFECKVLINDSNWATDSNWWVYGGDTIDIYPNFGYGGLKPDEQLFMTFGLLSNANIRLTSLPQN; translated from the coding sequence ATGAAAAGAACATTAAAAGTAAGTTTATTAAGTATACTCATCATTATCAGCTTGTCAATCAGTAGTTTAACCATGCATGCTGCACCAAGTACACGTAATGGTGGTGGGGATGAAATTCTTCTTCAAGGTTTTTATTGGGGTGCTTGGGATGCACCAGGCAGCTGGTATAACACCATGTCCAGCAAAGCCGACATGATAGCAGATGCAGGTATTACCATGATTTGGAGTCCTGGTCCTTGGGATGACGATAGTACCAATACAGGTGGTTCTGGCTATTGGTGGCATGATTTTGGACTTGATTCGGCTCATGGTACCGAGGGTGAATTGAACAACATGATTTCAACCATGAATGCAAAAGGTATAGGCGTTATTTTTGATATCGTTGCCAATCACGCAGACAGATTCCACCCTGATTCTCCATGGCCAACATATTCTAATATTTGGCGAGCCAATGCATGGGAACCAGGTTATTCATTCTCAGAAGAAAACGAATTAAATACAGGTAATGCCTATCCTTACATAAGAGATGCTATGATGGTACTCAAAAATAAGGGAGCTGCAGGCTGGCGTTATGATGTGTGTCATGGCTATCCTTCTGATCGGGCTCTTGGCTGGAACAATGATACCAACGCAAGTTTTGTGGTTGGTGAATATGACTGGTCTGGTTATAATCCTACTTCAGGGAACTTAGAAGACTGGTGTGCTGCAACAGGAAGTACAGGCTTTGATTTCTATGAAAAGTGGAATCTGAACAGTGGAAACCCATCCACATTTGGTGGTCTTCACACCAATCCTAGAGCAGAAGCACGTGCTAGAGCGGTTACATTTGTGGAAAACCATGATAGTGAAATTTCTAGAGGTAATGGTAACCAAGCACCCGATGATTCTCAAGGTGCACGTTCAAAATGTTATGCTTGGATTCTTGCTACACCTGGTACACCTTGTATTTTTTGGTCCGATTTGATTGGTGGAGGCGTAGGTTATGATTGGCTGAAAAGTATGATTTGGGTACGTAAAAATGCCGGTATTCGAGCAGATTCAAAGATTCTTTATGACGAAACCAATGGTGGAACGGGTCGAGCAGTCATCGTGGAAGGCACGAACCATAATATTGCTATTGCACTTGACTGGCCAGATTGGAAGCCTTCAAATGGTAACCACCACGCTGCTGCATCTGGATGGAATGGCTACATGAATGTCTGGACTAATGTTGGTAATAGTGGCGGAGGTAATGGTAATGGTGGCAATGGTGGCAATGAGGTAACAAAAGTTGTGGCTCATTATGATGTAGGCTATGGTAATTCTATGTCTATACGAGGGGATACCAGCCCATTAAACTGGAACAACGGCATACAAATGACGAATACCGGAAGTGATACATGGGTATGGGAAACAACAGCTATTCCAAAAGGCCAAAAGTTTGAATGTAAAGTACTTATCAATGATTCGAATTGGGCTACTGATTCAAATTGGTGGGTATATGGCGGTGATACCATTGACATATATCCTAACTTTGGTTATGGTGGGCTAAAACCAGATGAACAACTCTTTATGACATTTGGTTTATTAAGCAACGCCAACATACGATTAACTTCTTTACCCCAAAACTAG
- a CDS encoding DUF2161 domain-containing phosphodiesterase: MKDIKETDLYPPIHKYFTDLGYQVNGEVKTLDVTAVKDDKLIVIELKKNLNMKLLIQGIKRQRLTDQVYIAIQRPKKTFSREWKDKLHLIRRLELGLIVVSFTRKTPLVQVICDPKPFSRTQSMNRAKKRQKGILDEIKERSGNYNVGGSTRKKVMTAYREKSIHIACCLQCYGELSPKQLRALGTGDKTTSILSKNFYGWFERMRRGVYDLTDGGQQAIKEYALIAQHYQVLIQEKEKEITKSENSL, encoded by the coding sequence ATGAAAGATATAAAAGAAACGGATTTATACCCACCGATTCATAAGTACTTCACGGATCTAGGTTACCAAGTAAATGGTGAAGTTAAAACTTTAGATGTAACAGCGGTTAAAGATGATAAGCTGATTGTCATTGAGTTAAAAAAGAATCTCAATATGAAGCTCCTTATTCAAGGCATCAAACGGCAGCGTCTAACGGACCAAGTGTATATCGCTATCCAACGGCCTAAGAAAACTTTTTCAAGGGAGTGGAAAGATAAACTGCATCTTATTAGACGGCTTGAATTAGGTTTAATCGTGGTGTCGTTTACTAGGAAAACACCTCTTGTTCAAGTCATCTGTGACCCGAAACCATTTAGCCGCACCCAGAGCATGAACCGAGCTAAAAAAAGACAAAAGGGTATTTTGGATGAAATAAAAGAACGTAGTGGTAATTATAATGTAGGGGGGAGTACCCGTAAGAAAGTGATGACTGCTTATCGAGAAAAGTCCATACATATCGCTTGTTGCCTCCAATGCTATGGTGAGTTATCACCTAAACAGTTAAGAGCATTAGGGACAGGTGACAAAACCACATCTATTTTAAGTAAGAATTTCTATGGGTGGTTTGAAAGAATGCGAAGGGGTGTCTATGATTTAACAGATGGGGGTCAGCAAGCAATCAAGGAATATGCATTAATCGCGCAACACTATCAAGTATTGATTCAAGAGAAGGAAAAAGAAATTACGAAGTCTGAAAATAGTCTATAA
- a CDS encoding TetR/AcrR family transcriptional regulator, producing MNKQQNKKQELKISILETAIKLYNEHGYNTVTVRDIAHALQISPGNITYHYKKKVDLMKAIFELQYDDYKKMDLSSDVDVEGLNTLFHKMISHQQKYYFYFNNIVEIPRYYPELSHIQKQIIGQFYDLYKTILLNFHKKGIVKDPLIQDAYGDIALGLLSIVLFWFEQHELHENIPNHTIVQVLWNNILPSFTDKGVAMYLALEEK from the coding sequence ATGAACAAACAGCAAAACAAAAAGCAGGAATTAAAGATAAGCATATTAGAAACAGCCATTAAGTTGTATAATGAACATGGCTACAATACAGTTACAGTTCGTGATATTGCCCATGCATTGCAAATAAGTCCAGGCAACATCACTTACCACTATAAGAAAAAAGTGGATCTTATGAAAGCCATTTTTGAGCTGCAATACGACGATTACAAAAAAATGGATTTATCAAGCGATGTGGATGTGGAAGGATTAAACACGCTTTTTCACAAGATGATTAGCCATCAGCAAAAATACTATTTTTACTTTAACAACATTGTTGAGATACCTCGTTACTACCCGGAATTATCCCATATTCAGAAACAAATCATTGGTCAATTCTATGATTTATATAAAACGATTTTGCTGAACTTTCATAAGAAGGGGATTGTAAAAGACCCACTGATCCAAGATGCCTATGGGGATATTGCATTAGGGCTTCTATCCATTGTTCTGTTTTGGTTTGAACAGCATGAACTCCACGAAAATATTCCTAATCATACCATTGTTCAAGTACTATGGAATAACATATTACCAAGTTTTACCGATAAGGGCGTGGCTATGTACTTGGCCTTGGAAGAAAAATAA
- a CDS encoding alpha/beta hydrolase family protein — protein sequence MNNKPNEQIRTMPMNRIIPSGLDVCDYEVLMKAYENGGNFAEICEQLGDQARLKADKAVEEGHLLTARSFYLRATAVYRVGQYTIIPDNEAKIRMYRKLIDSYTEAAKGFDPPIQKVEIPYGDYTMVGWLRLPKDADNNCPLIISIGGADGWREEHHNHTEFYVERGMAVLMIDGPGQGETRLFNKNYMPLDVEKALDAVVEYMYNDDRVGINIGMVGWSFGGYLVARTAAYSKKLKAVAFSGGSYNPKEILIFLPNFTHVFKALTGKNDEDVFKMLDKMNMKDRCENITAPLLIIHGKPDPIFSVEGVQRIHDEASSTDKTIKIWEDGNHCVSNHYLEVLTTISDWFADRLKS from the coding sequence ATGAATAATAAACCCAATGAACAGATTCGAACCATGCCCATGAACCGCATTATTCCATCTGGTCTAGATGTATGCGACTATGAAGTGCTTATGAAGGCCTATGAAAACGGAGGGAACTTTGCAGAAATATGTGAACAGCTGGGTGATCAGGCGAGATTAAAAGCTGATAAGGCTGTGGAAGAAGGTCATTTATTAACAGCTCGGTCCTTTTATTTAAGAGCAACTGCCGTATATCGTGTCGGGCAATATACCATTATTCCCGATAATGAGGCAAAAATTCGTATGTATCGTAAATTGATTGATAGCTACACCGAAGCGGCTAAGGGATTTGATCCACCTATTCAAAAAGTGGAAATACCTTATGGTGATTATACCATGGTGGGATGGCTAAGACTCCCCAAAGATGCCGATAACAACTGCCCACTTATCATATCCATTGGCGGTGCTGATGGCTGGCGTGAGGAACATCATAACCATACAGAATTTTATGTAGAAAGAGGTATGGCTGTCTTAATGATAGACGGTCCAGGTCAAGGTGAAACACGGCTTTTTAATAAAAACTATATGCCTTTAGATGTTGAAAAAGCCTTGGATGCTGTTGTTGAGTACATGTACAATGATGATCGAGTAGGTATAAACATTGGAATGGTGGGTTGGAGCTTTGGAGGTTATCTGGTAGCAAGAACAGCAGCCTATAGCAAAAAATTAAAAGCTGTTGCATTTAGCGGCGGTTCTTACAACCCCAAAGAAATATTAATCTTCCTTCCTAACTTTACCCATGTGTTTAAGGCATTAACAGGAAAAAATGACGAAGACGTGTTCAAGATGCTTGATAAAATGAACATGAAAGATCGATGTGAAAACATAACAGCGCCACTTCTCATTATTCATGGAAAACCTGACCCCATATTCAGCGTCGAAGGGGTACAACGCATACATGATGAAGCGTCTTCTACAGATAAAACCATCAAAATATGGGAAGATGGTAACCATTGTGTATCCAATCATTACCTTGAAGTGCTGACAACAATCAGTGATTGGTTTGCTGATCGATTAAAATCATAA
- a CDS encoding alpha-galactosidase — protein MSINYCEDKKQFHLQGKDVSYICKVDQYGRLIHVYYGKKIRQMNTVGMETTKPVTWSLMPEEDEHYALDTALLEYATYGHVDHRTPALHIEQADGSTIMDFKYESHHQYKGKKALDGLPATYADEEEAQTLAIVLKDSLSGVEVTLSYTVFHEENVITRSVQIKNGGQEPVRVLSAQSCCVDFEHADYDMMHLSGAWTRERHVVRRKIVPGEQSIGSTRGASSHVHNPFLALLSPDATEDTGQVYGFNFVYSGNFSGHVSVQEHDRTRVLMGIHPFNFTWQLEAGETFQTPEVVMVYSHKGLGDMSRTYHRLYRNNLMRGVWKDKERPILINNWEATYFDFTRKSIEALAEKASEIGVELCVLDDGWFGKRDDDRCSLGDWIVNEDKLEGGLDILAKNINKNNMAFGLWFEPEMISPDSELYRKHPDWCLHVEGRDHVLTRYQLTLDLSRQEVCDYILDAVSSILSTAPITYVKWDMNRYMSNVFSKGRLPKQQMETCHRYMLGLYDILEELVRRHPDVLFEGCAGGGGRFDAGMLYYMPQIWTSDDSDAIERLKIQYGTSMVYPILSMCSHVSTVPNHQVKRVTPLDTRAHVAMSGNFGYELDITQYSEDEMDVLRQQIAFYKANRPLIQFGDFYRLKSPFEDNCAAWMFVSADQEEAILFYVNVLGIPNPMDRHVTLNGLHESFDYVIDGMEGVFGGDQLMYGGLTVPDLKDFESVCYTLKRVK, from the coding sequence ATGAGTATCAATTATTGTGAGGATAAAAAACAGTTTCATTTACAAGGTAAAGATGTAAGTTATATCTGTAAAGTCGACCAATATGGTCGTTTGATTCATGTCTACTATGGCAAGAAAATAAGGCAGATGAATACAGTAGGTATGGAAACAACCAAACCTGTTACTTGGAGTCTGATGCCTGAAGAAGATGAACATTATGCACTGGATACAGCTCTATTAGAATATGCCACATATGGACATGTGGACCATCGTACACCTGCCCTTCACATTGAGCAAGCAGATGGTTCCACCATCATGGATTTCAAGTATGAAAGTCACCACCAATACAAAGGTAAAAAAGCACTAGATGGTCTTCCAGCAACCTATGCTGATGAAGAAGAAGCTCAGACGTTAGCCATTGTTCTAAAGGACAGTCTAAGTGGTGTAGAAGTGACGCTCAGCTATACGGTGTTTCATGAGGAAAATGTGATCACACGTTCTGTTCAAATCAAGAATGGTGGACAGGAACCCGTTCGAGTATTAAGTGCTCAGAGCTGCTGCGTGGATTTTGAACATGCAGATTATGATATGATGCATTTATCAGGAGCATGGACCAGAGAACGTCATGTGGTACGGCGTAAGATCGTTCCAGGTGAACAGAGTATTGGCAGTACAAGAGGAGCAAGCAGTCATGTGCATAACCCCTTCTTAGCATTATTATCACCAGATGCAACAGAAGATACAGGTCAGGTATATGGTTTTAACTTTGTCTACAGCGGTAATTTCTCCGGCCATGTATCTGTTCAGGAACATGACCGTACCCGGGTGTTAATGGGTATTCATCCTTTTAATTTTACATGGCAGTTAGAAGCAGGAGAAACCTTCCAAACGCCAGAAGTGGTCATGGTCTATTCCCATAAAGGATTAGGGGACATGTCAAGAACGTATCACCGACTCTATCGCAACAACTTAATGCGGGGTGTATGGAAAGACAAAGAACGGCCTATATTAATTAATAATTGGGAAGCCACTTATTTTGATTTTACCAGAAAAAGTATAGAAGCATTAGCGGAAAAAGCCAGCGAGATTGGTGTGGAATTATGTGTATTAGATGACGGTTGGTTTGGTAAACGGGATGATGACCGTTGTTCACTAGGGGACTGGATCGTTAATGAGGACAAACTTGAAGGTGGCTTAGATATATTAGCTAAGAATATTAATAAGAACAACATGGCTTTTGGGCTATGGTTTGAACCGGAGATGATATCGCCTGATAGTGAACTTTATCGAAAACATCCGGATTGGTGCCTGCATGTTGAAGGAAGAGACCATGTCCTGACAAGGTATCAGCTGACCTTAGACCTATCCAGACAAGAAGTATGTGATTACATTCTTGATGCTGTTTCCAGTATATTATCCACTGCGCCAATTACCTATGTGAAATGGGATATGAACCGTTACATGTCCAATGTATTTTCCAAAGGTCGTCTGCCTAAACAGCAGATGGAAACGTGCCATCGCTATATGCTGGGACTCTATGACATTTTAGAGGAATTAGTGAGGCGTCATCCAGATGTGCTGTTTGAAGGATGTGCAGGTGGCGGCGGACGATTCGATGCTGGTATGTTATATTATATGCCGCAAATATGGACCAGCGATGATTCAGATGCCATTGAACGGCTGAAAATTCAGTATGGTACCAGTATGGTTTACCCCATTTTGTCCATGTGTAGTCATGTATCCACTGTACCCAATCATCAAGTGAAGCGTGTCACACCACTTGATACCCGAGCTCATGTGGCCATGAGTGGCAATTTTGGCTATGAACTTGATATTACCCAGTACAGTGAAGATGAGATGGACGTGTTGCGTCAGCAGATAGCCTTTTACAAAGCCAATAGACCCTTGATTCAATTTGGCGATTTCTATCGTCTTAAAAGTCCTTTTGAGGATAATTGTGCAGCTTGGATGTTTGTATCAGCAGATCAAGAAGAGGCGATTCTATTCTATGTCAATGTACTTGGTATACCAAATCCAATGGATCGTCATGTAACACTTAACGGTCTTCATGAGTCATTCGATTATGTCATTGATGGCATGGAAGGTGTTTTTGGTGGTGACCAGCTCATGTATGGGGGATTAACCGTACCAGATTTAAAAGATTTTGAGAGTGTATGTTATACATTAAAAAGGGTAAAATAG
- a CDS encoding AraC family transcriptional regulator, with amino-acid sequence MENILGPSESSYHLQVDYYGEEQCSSGHYHGPAVRDNYLIHYILHGSGIFKTKDKTYHLQGHEGFLICPNEVTYYQADDDDPWHYAWIGFHGDDIKFILNQTGLSSHNPIFHYYQDDKLTDYFNQINQLNLLGQGKEVFLTGLAYMIIGSLIRHNVSKDASLHRESIPKIYLYEALRYIHNHYYKDLTIRDLAKYLGIDRSYVYKIFMQQLKQSPKTYMMHYRFKKACFLLQTTHLSIHAIACSVGYKDALTFSKAFKKMYHLSPTYYRLKHAVHHEKGHDIHV; translated from the coding sequence ATGGAAAATATATTGGGTCCCAGCGAAAGCTCCTACCATCTTCAAGTGGATTATTACGGTGAAGAACAATGTAGCAGTGGTCATTATCATGGTCCTGCTGTTCGGGATAATTATCTCATTCACTATATACTTCATGGCAGTGGTATCTTTAAAACCAAAGATAAAACCTACCATCTTCAAGGACATGAAGGTTTTCTTATCTGCCCAAATGAAGTGACTTATTATCAAGCTGATGACGACGATCCTTGGCACTATGCTTGGATTGGTTTTCATGGGGATGATATCAAGTTTATCCTTAATCAAACGGGATTATCCAGCCATAACCCTATTTTTCATTATTATCAAGATGATAAACTTACTGACTATTTTAACCAGATTAATCAATTGAACTTATTAGGACAGGGAAAAGAAGTCTTCTTAACAGGACTGGCTTATATGATTATCGGATCACTCATTCGTCATAACGTAAGCAAAGATGCATCCTTACACAGAGAAAGCATCCCCAAAATCTATTTATATGAAGCGTTACGCTACATCCATAATCATTATTACAAAGATTTAACCATTAGGGATTTGGCCAAGTATTTAGGCATAGACCGAAGTTACGTCTATAAAATTTTTATGCAGCAACTCAAGCAATCTCCTAAAACATACATGATGCATTACCGCTTTAAGAAAGCATGCTTTTTATTGCAAACTACCCATTTATCCATACATGCCATTGCATGTTCTGTAGGTTACAAAGATGCCTTAACGTTTTCCAAAGCTTTTAAAAAAATGTACCATCTCTCACCTACTTATTATCGCCTAAAACATGCTGTGCATCATGAGAAAGGACACGATATACATGTATAA
- a CDS encoding elongation factor G, with product MYKTVGMVAHVDAGKTTLLEQILYHTHTIREAGRVDKQNTFLDYHTIEKERGITVFSDQAVTTYGKMTLQLVDTPGHVDFSTEMERAVRILDYAVIILSAVEGIEGHTETVWQLLRQYQIPTLFFINKLDRVGADLSGVIQDIKEHFTEDVVLLTKPSWDQQCIDNLLNEPTTSLIECAAERDDTLMERYLNDEKIPLHQLKAVIGRHFNEGQLFPCLCGSALQGVGIKPLLDILEDLLHTEHHALNDAVLSGRVYKIRHDEAGHKLAFIKLDSGHLHVKDTIEHTLQDGEKRVEKINQIRLYHGTKYTTVESAQANQLIAVTGLNHAYVGEGIGNLPDDKRYSLIPTLQAKVIYDEKVHPKEILHIFTLLTEEDPALDVLWNETLGEMHIKVMGTIQLEILTSLIAERFNQSITFGSPEILYKETIHTKTHGFGHFEPLKHYAEIELDIEPRPRNSGISFSTTCRVDTLHTRWQRLCEKNIPDACKKGILTGSPMTDVHITLTSGKSHVKHTSGGDFRQATFRAVRQGIEQVEAILLEPYYRFRIKVEQTLSGRVMTDITSMDGTFDPPVTSGNYTIITGLVPVSTAMHYPTALASFTSGKGHVSFIYAGYDNCHNTEEVITRLAYNKDADKDYTSTSIFCSHGKAYGVKGCDIASHLNG from the coding sequence ATGTATAAGACCGTTGGCATGGTTGCTCATGTGGATGCTGGTAAAACCACCTTACTTGAGCAAATACTCTATCATACACATACCATACGTGAAGCTGGCCGTGTGGATAAGCAAAATACATTTCTTGACTACCATACCATTGAAAAAGAACGGGGAATCACCGTTTTTTCTGACCAAGCAGTAACCACTTATGGTAAGATGACACTCCAACTGGTTGATACCCCTGGCCATGTGGATTTTTCTACAGAAATGGAAAGAGCTGTTCGTATATTGGATTATGCCGTGATTATTCTCTCGGCTGTGGAAGGCATTGAAGGTCATACAGAAACCGTCTGGCAATTACTTAGGCAATATCAGATTCCCACCCTATTCTTTATCAATAAATTAGATCGTGTAGGTGCTGACCTTTCTGGTGTTATACAGGATATAAAAGAACATTTTACAGAAGATGTGGTGCTCTTAACAAAGCCTTCATGGGATCAACAATGTATCGACAATTTACTGAACGAACCCACCACATCACTTATTGAGTGTGCAGCGGAACGTGATGACACACTGATGGAACGCTATCTTAATGATGAAAAAATACCGCTGCATCAGTTAAAGGCTGTCATCGGAAGGCATTTTAATGAAGGTCAACTGTTTCCTTGTTTATGTGGAAGTGCTTTGCAAGGTGTGGGCATCAAGCCGCTGCTGGATATTCTAGAAGACCTTCTACATACGGAACACCATGCGTTGAATGATGCTGTGTTAAGTGGCCGTGTTTATAAAATACGTCATGATGAGGCTGGTCATAAGTTAGCCTTTATTAAGCTTGATTCTGGTCATTTACATGTAAAAGATACCATTGAACATACCCTTCAAGATGGCGAAAAACGCGTTGAAAAAATCAACCAGATTCGTCTCTATCACGGTACCAAATATACCACGGTGGAATCCGCACAGGCTAATCAGTTAATTGCTGTAACAGGCTTAAATCATGCCTATGTTGGTGAAGGCATCGGTAACCTGCCAGATGACAAACGCTATTCCCTTATACCCACGTTACAAGCAAAAGTTATCTATGACGAGAAGGTACATCCGAAAGAGATTTTACATATCTTTACGCTGCTGACAGAAGAAGACCCTGCTCTGGATGTTCTATGGAATGAGACACTAGGGGAAATGCATATTAAAGTCATGGGTACCATACAATTAGAAATCTTGACTTCACTTATTGCAGAACGTTTTAACCAGTCCATTACCTTTGGTTCCCCAGAAATCCTCTATAAAGAAACCATACATACCAAAACCCATGGTTTTGGACATTTTGAACCCCTTAAACACTATGCAGAAATTGAACTGGATATAGAACCCCGTCCCCGTAACTCAGGGATATCTTTCTCAACAACATGTCGTGTGGATACATTGCATACAAGATGGCAGCGCCTTTGTGAGAAAAATATACCCGATGCTTGTAAAAAAGGTATCTTAACCGGTTCCCCTATGACCGATGTTCACATTACCCTCACTTCAGGCAAATCCCATGTGAAACATACCAGCGGCGGTGATTTTAGACAAGCTACCTTCCGAGCCGTGAGGCAGGGTATTGAACAAGTGGAAGCCATCTTATTAGAGCCTTACTACAGATTTCGGATAAAAGTTGAGCAAACCCTTTCTGGACGAGTCATGACGGATATAACGTCCATGGATGGTACATTTGACCCACCTGTTACAAGTGGAAACTATACCATCATAACAGGTCTTGTTCCTGTTTCAACAGCTATGCACTATCCAACTGCTTTAGCCTCTTTTACTTCTGGTAAAGGGCATGTTTCTTTTATCTATGCAGGCTATGATAACTGCCACAACACAGAAGAAGTCATTACGCGTCTCGCCTATAACAAGGATGCTGATAAAGATTATACCTCTACATCCATCTTTTGTTCTCACGGTAAGGCTTATGGGGTTAAAGGTTGTGATATTGCTTCACATCTTAATGGATAA
- a CDS encoding TMEM165/GDT1 family protein: MMLVEFIQAFGLIFIAEMGDKTQILAMAFATKYSVKAVLVGIGLGSLFNHGLAVVLGSYLSNFIPISTIQMVAGFAFVAFALWTLQMEEDHKEEKKMKKSFGPIMTIALAFFIGELGDKTQLTAITLSVDAAYPAIILMGTVIGMLVTGGLGIYVGRKIGDKVPELTIKLVAASIFMFFGLTKLYGTVPKQYVNSIYGIVFIILIGVIATVRVKKLWKMHKSLNASKYVGTSKRLQEYYQMMDQDIKNICLGNRYCGDCQRSGCVVGRTKALIKQMEDWDQHILVYEDKKLEVLRDAKKERVLEALVTTLRILSNEQIKHKELKTIHQIRQNFEKILWGTSIDVFTSLRAYREQVKAIAPELVCSLDTMLEDT, from the coding sequence ATGATGTTAGTAGAATTTATTCAGGCATTTGGGTTAATTTTTATCGCAGAAATGGGGGATAAGACACAGATTCTTGCTATGGCATTTGCCACAAAGTATAGCGTAAAGGCAGTATTAGTGGGTATCGGTTTAGGTTCATTATTTAACCATGGTTTAGCCGTTGTGTTAGGCAGTTACTTGTCAAACTTTATACCCATTTCAACCATTCAGATGGTAGCAGGATTTGCATTTGTTGCATTTGCCTTATGGACGTTGCAAATGGAAGAAGACCATAAGGAAGAGAAAAAAATGAAGAAATCTTTTGGTCCCATTATGACCATTGCCTTAGCATTTTTTATTGGGGAGTTAGGGGATAAGACCCAATTAACAGCCATTACCTTATCTGTGGACGCTGCCTATCCAGCAATTATTTTAATGGGAACTGTAATAGGTATGCTTGTGACAGGGGGATTAGGTATTTATGTGGGCAGGAAAATAGGTGATAAAGTGCCTGAATTAACCATTAAATTAGTGGCAGCAAGCATCTTTATGTTTTTTGGATTAACAAAACTTTATGGTACGGTACCAAAACAATATGTCAACTCCATATATGGAATTGTTTTTATAATCCTGATTGGGGTAATTGCTACTGTACGGGTTAAAAAATTATGGAAGATGCATAAAAGTCTAAACGCTAGTAAATATGTAGGTACATCCAAGCGTTTACAAGAATATTATCAAATGATGGATCAGGATATTAAGAATATTTGTCTTGGTAACAGATATTGTGGTGACTGTCAGAGAAGTGGTTGTGTAGTGGGAAGAACAAAAGCATTAATTAAACAAATGGAAGATTGGGACCAGCATATTTTAGTTTATGAAGATAAGAAATTAGAAGTTCTACGGGATGCAAAAAAAGAGCGTGTCTTAGAAGCGCTCGTAACAACTCTTAGGATATTAAGCAATGAACAGATTAAGCATAAAGAACTTAAGACCATCCATCAAATAAGACAAAACTTTGAAAAAATCTTATGGGGGACAAGTATCGATGTATTTACCAGTCTGAGAGCTTATAGAGAACAGGTAAAGGCCATTGCTCCTGAATTAGTCTGTTCACTGGATACAATGTTGGAAGACACATAA